From the genome of Firmicutes bacterium HGW-Firmicutes-1, one region includes:
- a CDS encoding ATPase has protein sequence MISRKNYLEKLIANKDHKIIKVVTGVRRCGKSTLFRLYIDYLKSIGIQDHQIIAINLEDIDNEELLDYKKLYNYVKERLCKDQITYIFIDEVQNCKNFEKAVDSLFIKEDT, from the coding sequence ATGATTAGCAGAAAAAATTATCTGGAAAAACTCATTGCTAATAAGGACCATAAAATCATTAAGGTGGTTACAGGTGTTAGACGTTGCGGAAAATCAACGCTTTTTCGTTTGTACATTGACTATCTCAAGTCAATTGGCATCCAAGATCATCAAATTATAGCGATTAACCTTGAAGATATTGACAATGAGGAATTGCTTGATTACAAAAAGTTATATAACTATGTTAAGGAACGGCTTTGCAAGGATCAAATCACTTACATTTTTATTGATGAAGTTCAAAACTGCAAAAATTTTGAAAAGGCAGTGGACAGTTTGTTTATCAAAGAGGACACA